One Candidatus Binatia bacterium DNA segment encodes these proteins:
- a CDS encoding GNAT family N-acetyltransferase, protein MTRTFKHLAPKVPPGPACVVREARLSEKDERREVAQLLASYTSEALAGKQADEGTALQAVELVASSAGAFVLLASVGEVYVGLAICLRSLSTFAAAGVVNIHDLWVDSSFRQRGVASELLRCVAREAEQRGCVKVSLEVREDNGPARRLYRRRGFRGEPGAADVPGNFFLELLI, encoded by the coding sequence ATGACAAGAACCTTCAAACATCTTGCTCCGAAAGTTCCGCCGGGCCCGGCCTGTGTCGTGCGCGAGGCTCGGTTGTCCGAGAAAGACGAACGCCGAGAGGTCGCGCAGCTTTTGGCGTCCTATACTTCCGAGGCACTTGCCGGGAAGCAAGCCGACGAGGGCACGGCCCTGCAGGCGGTGGAGCTTGTCGCATCTTCTGCCGGTGCGTTTGTGCTGCTCGCGTCTGTGGGTGAGGTGTATGTCGGGCTGGCTATCTGCTTGCGAAGTCTGTCCACGTTCGCAGCCGCCGGTGTCGTGAATATCCACGACCTTTGGGTCGACAGCTCCTTTCGGCAACGAGGCGTAGCGAGCGAGTTGCTGCGCTGCGTTGCACGTGAGGCCGAGCAGCGCGGTTGTGTGAAAGTGTCTCTGGAAGTTCGCGAAGATAACGGCCCTGCCCGCCGACTCTACCGCCGACGGGGTTTTCGCGGTGAGCCCGGCGCCGCGGACGTGCCCGGCAATTTTTTTCTCGAGCTTTTGATTTGA
- a CDS encoding GTP-binding protein produces MSERIPVTVLGGFLGSGKTTLLNRLLHEAHGYKIAVVVNEFGEVGIDGARVSGAERFVELDNGCLCCSINEDLQETLLELQQFGGFDHLILETTGLADPLPVGWTLSRERLVDYYRLDCLMTVVDALNLEAALAEAPEAEMQIDRADLLILNKIDLVEDAEARTVDRIRSINARAPIFPAERGNIPFEVLLAASPGESRKLPGEVVDQHQASFETWTFRTDRVLSDEALEDFLYESPQGVYRLKGIVRTDGDSDWTFFSSVAGRFEMEAHGGPTPETGAIVFIGKSLDRVALEARCEGLILSGG; encoded by the coding sequence GTGAGTGAGCGAATACCCGTCACTGTTTTAGGTGGTTTTCTTGGCAGCGGAAAGACAACCCTGCTCAATCGCCTGCTCCATGAGGCGCATGGCTACAAGATCGCGGTTGTCGTTAACGAGTTTGGAGAAGTCGGAATCGACGGGGCTCGTGTGTCCGGAGCCGAACGATTCGTCGAATTGGACAATGGTTGTCTCTGTTGCTCGATCAATGAAGACCTTCAGGAAACCCTGCTTGAACTTCAACAATTTGGTGGATTCGACCATCTGATCCTCGAGACCACGGGACTCGCCGACCCACTGCCGGTGGGCTGGACCCTGAGCCGCGAGCGTCTGGTCGATTATTATCGACTCGATTGTCTGATGACGGTTGTCGATGCTCTGAACCTCGAAGCTGCTCTCGCTGAAGCACCGGAGGCCGAGATGCAGATTGACCGGGCCGACCTGCTGATCCTGAATAAAATTGACCTTGTGGAAGATGCGGAAGCGCGCACGGTCGACAGAATTCGCTCCATCAACGCTCGCGCTCCGATTTTCCCGGCAGAACGCGGCAACATTCCCTTTGAGGTGTTGCTGGCGGCGTCACCTGGTGAGTCGCGCAAGCTGCCAGGCGAAGTCGTTGATCAACATCAGGCCTCTTTCGAGACCTGGACCTTCCGGACCGACCGAGTCCTCTCCGACGAGGCCCTCGAAGATTTCCTTTACGAATCTCCGCAAGGCGTCTATCGCCTCAAAGGCATCGTCCGCACGGACGGGGATTCCGATTGGACATTCTTCAGCTCTGTTGCGGGAAGGTTCGAGATGGAAGCGCATGGGGGCCCCACGCCGGAAACCGGAGCGATCGTATTTATCGGGAAATCCCTTGATCGGGTCGCCCTCGAAGCGCGTTGCGAGGGATTGATCCTCAGCGGAGGGTGA
- a CDS encoding site-2 protease family protein, translating into MEIQTISVVLQIAALIFAVSVHESAHGWVAFQCGDPTAKDLGRISLNPARHIDPVGSIVLPALLAFAGAPVFGWAKPVPISLGRTRHPRSANLWISAAGPASNIILATVMGAAVLVLRSQGNVVGGGSPAELAMLFGVYSVLINLILAVFNLLPIPPLDGFGVLESVVPPSWLAMTSQIRRWGMPILLLVIFSGALQFLLSPVQNFVRQILLG; encoded by the coding sequence ATGGAGATTCAGACAATTTCGGTCGTGCTTCAGATTGCTGCATTGATCTTCGCGGTGTCGGTTCATGAGTCGGCTCACGGATGGGTCGCCTTCCAGTGTGGCGATCCGACCGCGAAAGATCTTGGGCGGATCAGCCTCAATCCGGCCCGTCATATCGATCCGGTGGGCAGCATCGTGCTCCCGGCACTCCTGGCTTTCGCTGGAGCCCCGGTATTCGGGTGGGCCAAGCCTGTGCCGATTTCGCTCGGTCGCACGCGACATCCGCGCTCGGCAAACCTCTGGATCTCGGCAGCCGGACCGGCATCAAATATTATTTTGGCGACGGTCATGGGCGCTGCTGTTCTTGTGCTGCGGAGTCAGGGGAATGTCGTGGGAGGAGGCTCTCCCGCCGAACTCGCGATGCTTTTTGGCGTCTACTCGGTTCTGATCAATTTGATTCTGGCGGTCTTCAACTTGCTGCCGATCCCGCCCCTTGATGGTTTCGGCGTTCTCGAGAGTGTTGTCCCGCCGTCATGGCTCGCGATGACGTCCCAGATCCGGCGCTGGGGTATGCCGATTCTGTTGCTCGTAATCTTCTCTGGTGCGCTGCAGTTTCTTTTGTCGCCCGTGCAGAACTTCGTGAGGCAAATCCTTTTGGGCTGA